The Aedes albopictus strain Foshan chromosome 2, AalbF5, whole genome shotgun sequence region TTGAGGTAGAGACATTTTCAATTCTTATCACAACAAGGTCTACAGAAGGCGTAAGTATGGTCGCCAAGAAAACGATGCTCGCGTGCAAATTTTACCTACCTACGTGAATTCGGAACGATTGTTAAAGGTATAATCAATAAAATTTTCGTCTGCTAGTCACCCCAAcaaacaaaaattccttcacaatcaCAGTATCCCTTACACCGCTCACCATATCCATAGAGGTGGGAGTATTGATTTCAAAGATTTCCCTGCCTCTGTCTTATCACCTTTGGTAGATTTATTTTTCCTTCCTCATGTCGTCCGTGCATTACCTACCCCACAATACCCAAAAAAAAACCTGAGCCATTCGGTTCTGATGTGGAATTCAAAGTGAGGAACGATATGTCTGGGATTGGGACTGCCAATGCTGGAAGGACGGATGATATTCCATCGAACTGGATTTGGAGATTGGTTATCCATCCTTTTTTGGAAACCGAAACGAAAATGGACAAGGGTTTGGCAGCAAAGTTGAAACTGCCGCAACATTTATAACAACAATACCGATTGGAGCATTCATTCATTGAACCCAAATTGATGTTTGTTGGAGCTGCTGCTACTTTGTTGCAGAGCCAGAAAAGGGCAACAAAGTCAAAGGATCAGACGGAGGGGTCAATTTCTCGATTGGTTTTTAGATGGTTTGTGCAATTTTCCAGTAGGATCGGGTTGCACTTCTAGGGATGCTGTTGACAACAAGGATAAGCCCAAATGAATTCATATTTTTACGTATCAATTTTTATTTCAATCAAGTTACACGACTATTCAACAACGCATAGAAGAAGCATTTCTTTTTATACGAACGTAACAACGGGGTTTGGCGTTTATTTTATACGACTAGAAAAAAGCTGGTCCCTCGGAAGAACTTCTGAGAGTGAGAGCTCAATGTCAGCAATAATTTCGGCGGGCTTCAGCGTTTTTCGAGTATTCAGTCCCTTCATCTTGGCAGTGGGGCGAGCGATTCCAAGACTTTAATACTAAACGTGTTAAATATATTCACAATTATCACAAAAGTGGAGCGGGACGTCCATCGAAGTCGCACCCTTGGAAAGGTGAATTGGGGTTGTCTCAGTGCTGTTGCTCATGAGCTTGCTGCTGGTAGTGTGGCTGCTCCTGGGTGTACTGAACCTCTGGCTGACTGTGCTGCGGCAGGTGCAGCTCAGTCTGCTGGGGCAGGAAGTGCGATTCTTGTCCGTGGTGGTGGCTGAACTGGTGAACTGGCGGGTGCTGTACTGGGACTGGCACGTACTGTTTCTCCTTGACGGGGAGTGGCACTTCCTTCGTGACGGCGAATTTCACTTCCTTGTAAACCGGGACCGGACGGTCGATTTCAACCTTCACCGTGTATGGCACGGGCTTTTCCACTGTTTAGGTTGGAGGGATTTGTTAGGATAATTTTGCTACATAGAATTTTGCAGGAAACTTACCGGTATAAGGGATCTTCTTCTCGACGGTGTACGGAGCTGGCACTGGGACCTTGACTTCGACCTTGTAGGGCTTTGGTACCTCAACGTGGTACGGCTTGTCGACTGGGACCTTGACTTCGTATGGGATCTTCTTTTCGACGACAACAGGGTATGGTTTCTTCACTTCCACTGGATAAGGCTTCTCGACTTCGACCTTGTATGGCTTGTCGACTGGGACCTTCACCTCATAAGGGACCTTCTTGATGACTGTGTAAGGCTTGGGAACTGGAACTTCGTACTTGACTTCATATGGGATCTTCTTCTCGACAGTGTACGGTACTGGAACTGGAACCTTGACCTCGTAAGGGACCTTCTTCTCAACCACGTACGGCTTTGGCACAGGAACTTCAACCTTGTATGGCTTGTCGACTGGAACCTATGGAGAGAATGTGATATTAGGAACAATCCTTGTCGAAAACTGCGGTACGACAAAACTTACCTTCACCTCGTAGGGGACCTTCGTGTAGACGGTGTACGGTTCCGGGACATATTCCTTGACCTTAACGTATTCCTTGACAGTGTATGGGACCTTCTTCTCCACGACGTAGGGCTGCGGGATCGGGACCTTTACCTCATAGGGCACCTTCTTGTGAACAGTGTACGGGACGTGTTTTTCTACGGTGTACGGCACTGGGACCTTCTTCTCGACCGTCACGGTCTTGATCTCTTCATGGTGATGCGGCTCCGGTTGGAAATGGTACATTTGCTGAGGTGGCAGATGAACCAAGTGCATGTGCTGGGGCACGTGGTAGTGTTGCTGCTCATGCGGCTGCGGGTGAGCTTGGAAGAAGGTCTGTGTCTGTGCTTGGTGCTGGAAGTGAGCCTGGGGCTGGGCTTGTGGTTGATAGAAGGTCTGTGGTGCCGTCTGCAGGAGCTGTTGAGGCTGCTGTTGGTGGCTCTGTGGCTGCTGGGCATAGTGCGCCTGGTATTCGCTGGCTACGTGAGCTTCCTGGGTCTCGAACTGTGGCTGCTGGTGCAGCTGCAGCTGTTGATGTTGGCCCTCAGCCGTGCTCCAGTCGTCCAGAGAGATTCCACGTTTTTCCAGATTCCGGTCCTGTTTCTGCTCAGCTTCTACGCTTCTCTCACTCGCAGCGACGTTCTGATCCGCTGCTGCCGGTTTGCCTCTGCCATCGGCGGTAGCAAGTGCCACCAGCAAGGCTAGGCAGCAGGGGACAATAAACTTGGTGGGGAGAAAGAGAGAGTGGATAACATTCAAATTAGTTACTgttatctacaggggatggccaaaatgtttgggataggcaactttttttctctcacaaaaaagttcaacatgctataacttttcatagagtgcatcaaaaaatctcaaattttgactgtttgtcaacctattatatgtgcatcattggtacaaatttgggctcgattgcttaatctttcgcaaagttagaaccgttcgagtaaaacactattttttagacaactcatttttgagctgtcatatctcggaaaccagtgaaccgaattgaatgaaatttttaacgtacactaacaatatacaaatgcttcacaaactattaaaacataaatactttttgaacgttgaaaaaagttatcatggattgacactttttggatttttctcgaaaaaatgtattttttttaagtcaatgttAATAAAttatagtgttgatgtccaaagattttccacttctattctcaagttatctttaatcagatatagtggagcctatttagaataaaggaagaacacatttagtaatttttgtgatgttttgtaaatttgacttattttcctctatatgagtaaaaatttcaacccggtataacttaattcgccgtgagaaaatattacattttataacgttgtataaagtatcaatatattgttgataaacgtttaaaaattcattcaattcggttcactggtttccgagatatgacagctcaaaaatgagttgtctaaaaaatagtgttttacccgaacaattctaacttcgcgaaaaattattcaatcgagcccaaatttgtactaatgatgtacatataaaaggttgataaacagtcaaaatttgaaattttttgatgcactctatgaaaagttacagcatgttgaacttttttgtgggagaaaaaaaagttgcctatcccaaacattttggccaccccctgtatatatacaaaaatgcagtggcatacgtgggaccgcgcataacttgtgaaccgaaggtccgattttgatcgtcttagctttgttctgttagttttcacccaagggaggtttatgaggcaaaaaaacgtggaaaaattgagagtttttgaaaatcgatcttccatacattttgtgaccggggacttggtcttggatagaaacttgaaacgtcaaaaaacgcagtaggcaagacaaagtttgccgggtacagctagtttttagTAAAAGTGAACAAGATTTCTAATGCTTCATATGCAAGTTCAGCCGAGTATACTATTCAACGCATCTCTTAAACAATACAATGCAAGCGAGGAGAAATGGAGATTTCTTCTTGTATTGATCATAGGCTGCACTTTCGTATCATACTGGATGGATATTATGACTACTGATTTGTCCATCAATGGTTTCGCCTTCTTTAAGCAAACTAAAGagtgttctttcaagttttacagATTCACTATGTTTCGATACTGAAACTgatctcttttcatcagttatgTTACCTTTTTTTCAATATCGCAAATCGTAAATCAGCCCTATCTTTGCCGGGGGTTTCTATTCAATAATGATATCAGATCGACTTTATACTTCAAAAAATCGTTTCCTGTTTTGTAGCGGAGATTGGTGgcgtacacagctagtcgcgttcggtaatttttaccgaaatctcaactgctgagcgttcggtaatggttttttaccgaaatcctgtaaaaattaccaaatttcggtgaaatattatcgtttatctgtcaaactttaacgaagttcggtaaacgtcaccgaatttttccggtaaaaaactgaacggttgagatttcggtaaaatattaccgaagtcggtgatttttcctaAGTGTGTATCCTTCCCagaagtcgtgggtttgaattcctccagaactgtgTGAACTTTTGCTCATtcatttttccttatttttaaaTACTTGTGTCTGGAACTTAAATCTTGTACTGAGTTTGTTAATGTGTCGGTCGGCTGATAATATAATGTCGGTTGGTTAACCTCAATACTACAGAAACACTTTTAATGAGACCGAGAGTTGATATTTTCTAGGGTTACCTCGTTTCAAGCCTTTTTTTATAATCAAAACTGATAACTACTTTTCAAAGTCCGCCGCAGAAATGTttggtggaatctttggaggatctaTAGTGGAATCACTTATTTTTGCACGTTCAACTTGTTGACCAGTATTAAGAGCGTATTTGACTACCTCGTggacttttttttagtttttttttttccatttttttcgagGTCTGTACATAAATCATTGGTGGAATCAATAAATTCACTGCTACATTTGCAGGAATACTTGTTAATAATCAAGGGAAATACTTTGCGAATCCTCTATAGTAGCCATGGTGGTATTCTTGGATGTTACCAGCTAAGCAATCCGAGAatactcaaattttgatatcaacAGTGTGtctttaattgacaaattgagagaaaatttgtgaaaaaaaatacttgttttggtgggattcgaacactCGACTCAATACCGCTTATCCGGCGCCTAAATCAATTAAACCACAAAACAAGTTACGATAGTATCATACAATGTCAAGTACTCAGACATAcaattctctgaagcaataccttcttggtggttccggggagacgtagggtttggcgaccataggaatgtgttttagtgggtcgaggagagagtagttctggcttttactagtgttgtagaagacggccttaatccCACACTactctaaccttcctgttagggtgtctgttgagcagatttatccccctatggtttagaaggaaaaaaaagacatACTTGCTGACTGGTATTGCCGATAAAGGATAATATACAGCTCTAACTCGATTATTCAAAGTCGCGTTCTGAAGCTTCTCATACTAATGCAGACCATACATATACCACAGCTCCAACACAACTTTATGTAGATGTTGAAATGTTTGTGGAGCGAGTAGTAGATTGCTTCTGCCGTGCTATATAGCGGTGAAGAAaggaaatttgaaaaatcaattgaagggttggaaaatgtcacggattcattgaaaatgacatgatttttttcagtttcaTCATATTGTCTGTACAACTTTCCGTCCATGAGCATAGACCATTAATAATGCTAGTTAGTTATGCTGTCTTCGACACACTTTTCTTTGTACGGACTGTGAAATTATCAAATAATCGAATGATATGTTTATGATATTTCACAGCCCTGGTTTCTGCTAATATCGATAGCGAAAACGACAGGAGGTGCACTTGTAA contains the following coding sequences:
- the LOC115255080 gene encoding titin, with amino-acid sequence MRMFIVPCCLALLVALATADGRGKPAAADQNVAASERSVEAEQKQDRNLEKRGISLDDWSTAEGQHQQLQLHQQPQFETQEAHVASEYQAHYAQQPQSHQQQPQQLLQTAPQTFYQPQAQPQAHFQHQAQTQTFFQAHPQPHEQQHYHVPQHMHLVHLPPQQMYHFQPEPHHHEEIKTVTVEKKVPVPYTVEKHVPYTVHKKVPYEVKVPIPQPYVVEKKVPYTVKEYVKVKEYVPEPYTVYTKVPYEVKVPVDKPYKVEVPVPKPYVVEKKVPYEVKVPVPVPYTVEKKIPYEVKYEVPVPKPYTVIKKVPYEVKVPVDKPYKVEVEKPYPVEVKKPYPVVVEKKIPYEVKVPVDKPYHVEVPKPYKVEVKVPVPAPYTVEKKIPYTVEKPVPYTVKVEIDRPVPVYKEVKFAVTKEVPLPVKEKQYVPVPVQHPPVHQFSHHHGQESHFLPQQTELHLPQHSQPEVQYTQEQPHYQQQAHEQQH